In one Nocardioides sp. NBC_00368 genomic region, the following are encoded:
- a CDS encoding heavy metal translocating P-type ATPase, with amino-acid sequence MSPAAATPTEQQLEIEGMTCASCVRRVTKAISRVEGVEDANVNLATETALVHFDPTRTDLAEISAAIEKAGYQAVLRSSTVDNPQEPLEDETASSEAGRDVRREKELVQLKRRWITALAVGLGLMALMYVPLPVDAMEPVMSIVLVVAAITQWWAGRDIYVAAVRGLRHGSVDMNTLVTLGTGIAFAYSAFVTLWMGQAEAWGLPLHLYFETALVIIALVLMGRWLEARAKSRTADAVKALVGLMPEAATVVRNGRDVTVPVANLKVNDRIRVRAGEKIPVDGRIVAGASYVDESMLTGESDPVRKAEGDIVIGATINQTGSFEIEATAVGSETTLAQIIAMVESAQGSGTKLQRLADRVSEVFVPAVLVVAALTFVGWLVLGPDADRLTSAVTAAIAVLIIACPCALGLATPAAVMVGAGRAAELGVLVGSGETLERARSVTAIVFDKTGTITHGKPEVSEIVPAAGWTADALVRIAAAAETGSDHPLATALRARAEASPASAEKSLGDVSVSASDLSIDVRDVSAGAPDVSAFEAHPGRGISAVVDGRRVVVGNSAMLAEEGIEAADNGSVLVAVDGAYAGSIRVEDQVRDEARETVRLLEESGVEVHILSGDAATTVAKVADEVGVRHAAGGLLPEQKLDRIHQLQEDGKVVAMVGDGINDAPALAQADVGIAIGTGTDVALAASDITLVGGDLRGVVTALALSRRTVATIKQGLFWAFAYNVLLIPVAALALLDPVLAGAAMAMSSVSVVTNALRLRGFRRPETPEAYAGRGFLTKARDGGYLLVTAVVALSIGAALTYLSRTEPAQRGMNGILEWAQGMSPMRPSMTEMHEVDIAPVASDESGIDVAITRREGGLRFLVTDAGTGEPVTDLGRTHQAWMHVIVTSADLSWFRHLHAEPTGRPGELETDVTFPAGGTYRVDTEFRRRADMADVLDRQQLTIDGTQPPAVPLEPSPRSSTVDNLTVTLEGTLVADQQSDLHFRFEDNNGKIVDDLQPYLGAAGHVVVMGADGETFVHGHAEGDELAVPGATFGPELGLHLDVPKAGLYRLWAQFRLGDGEVITVPFTVEAVDSATGSAG; translated from the coding sequence ATGAGCCCCGCCGCCGCCACCCCCACGGAGCAGCAGCTCGAGATCGAGGGCATGACCTGCGCGAGCTGCGTGCGTCGCGTCACCAAGGCCATCAGCCGTGTCGAGGGCGTCGAGGACGCCAACGTCAACCTCGCCACCGAGACCGCCCTGGTGCACTTCGATCCCACCCGCACCGACCTCGCCGAGATCAGCGCCGCCATCGAGAAGGCGGGCTATCAGGCGGTCCTGCGATCGTCGACTGTCGACAATCCGCAGGAGCCTCTGGAAGACGAGACTGCGTCGTCCGAGGCCGGTCGGGACGTACGCCGCGAGAAAGAGCTCGTCCAGCTCAAGCGGCGGTGGATCACGGCCCTGGCGGTGGGGCTCGGCCTGATGGCCCTGATGTACGTCCCGCTCCCCGTCGACGCCATGGAGCCGGTGATGTCGATCGTGCTCGTGGTCGCCGCGATCACCCAGTGGTGGGCGGGCCGGGACATCTACGTCGCGGCGGTGCGTGGCCTGCGCCACGGCTCCGTCGACATGAACACCCTGGTCACGCTCGGCACCGGCATCGCCTTCGCCTACAGCGCCTTCGTGACCCTGTGGATGGGGCAGGCCGAGGCGTGGGGCCTGCCGCTCCACCTCTACTTCGAGACCGCCCTGGTCATCATCGCCCTGGTGCTGATGGGCCGCTGGCTGGAAGCCCGGGCCAAGTCGCGTACGGCCGATGCGGTCAAGGCCCTCGTCGGGCTGATGCCGGAGGCGGCCACGGTCGTCCGCAACGGTCGTGACGTCACCGTCCCGGTCGCGAACCTTAAGGTCAACGACCGGATCCGCGTGCGCGCTGGGGAGAAGATCCCGGTCGACGGTCGCATCGTCGCGGGGGCGTCGTACGTCGACGAGTCCATGCTCACCGGCGAGAGCGACCCGGTGCGGAAGGCCGAGGGCGACATCGTCATCGGCGCGACGATCAACCAGACCGGCTCGTTCGAGATCGAGGCGACCGCGGTCGGCTCCGAGACCACGCTCGCGCAGATCATCGCGATGGTCGAGTCGGCGCAGGGCTCCGGCACCAAGCTGCAGCGCCTGGCCGACCGGGTCTCCGAGGTGTTCGTGCCCGCCGTCCTGGTCGTGGCCGCGCTGACCTTCGTCGGCTGGCTGGTCCTCGGCCCCGACGCCGACCGGCTCACCAGCGCCGTCACCGCGGCCATCGCGGTCCTCATCATCGCCTGCCCCTGTGCCCTCGGCCTGGCCACCCCGGCCGCCGTCATGGTCGGCGCCGGCCGCGCCGCCGAGCTCGGCGTACTGGTCGGCTCGGGCGAGACCCTGGAGCGTGCCCGCTCCGTGACCGCCATCGTCTTCGACAAGACCGGCACGATCACCCACGGCAAGCCCGAGGTCTCCGAGATCGTGCCCGCGGCCGGTTGGACCGCGGACGCCCTGGTCCGGATCGCCGCGGCCGCCGAGACCGGCAGCGACCACCCCCTCGCGACCGCGCTCCGCGCCCGAGCCGAGGCGTCACCCGCGTCGGCCGAGAAGTCACTCGGTGACGTCTCGGTCAGCGCGAGCGACCTTTCGATCGACGTACGTGACGTCTCGGCCGGCGCGCCCGACGTCTCGGCGTTCGAAGCCCATCCGGGACGCGGGATCAGTGCCGTTGTCGACGGACGCCGGGTGGTCGTCGGCAACTCGGCGATGCTGGCCGAGGAGGGCATCGAGGCCGCCGACAACGGCTCGGTCCTGGTCGCGGTCGACGGGGCGTACGCCGGGTCGATCCGGGTCGAGGACCAGGTCCGCGACGAGGCCAGGGAGACGGTCCGCCTGCTCGAGGAGTCGGGCGTCGAGGTGCACATCCTCAGCGGCGACGCGGCCACGACGGTGGCGAAGGTGGCCGACGAGGTCGGCGTACGCCACGCCGCCGGTGGTCTCCTGCCCGAGCAGAAGCTCGACCGGATCCACCAGCTGCAGGAGGACGGCAAGGTCGTCGCGATGGTCGGCGACGGGATCAACGACGCCCCGGCGCTGGCCCAGGCCGACGTCGGGATCGCGATCGGCACCGGCACCGACGTCGCCCTCGCCGCCTCCGACATCACCCTGGTCGGCGGCGACCTCCGCGGCGTGGTGACCGCGCTGGCGCTCTCCCGCCGCACGGTCGCGACGATCAAGCAGGGCCTGTTCTGGGCCTTCGCCTACAACGTGCTCCTCATCCCCGTCGCCGCCCTCGCCCTGCTCGATCCGGTCCTCGCCGGCGCCGCGATGGCGATGAGCTCGGTCAGCGTGGTCACCAACGCGCTGCGGCTGCGCGGCTTCCGGCGTCCCGAGACCCCCGAGGCGTACGCCGGCCGCGGCTTCCTCACCAAGGCTCGCGACGGCGGATATCTGCTGGTCACAGCGGTGGTGGCGCTCTCGATCGGGGCCGCGCTGACCTATCTGTCGCGCACCGAGCCGGCGCAGCGCGGGATGAACGGGATCCTGGAGTGGGCGCAGGGGATGAGCCCGATGCGGCCGTCGATGACGGAGATGCACGAGGTCGACATCGCCCCCGTCGCCTCCGACGAGTCGGGCATCGACGTGGCGATCACCCGGCGCGAGGGCGGGCTCCGGTTCCTGGTGACGGATGCCGGCACCGGCGAGCCGGTGACCGACCTCGGTCGCACCCACCAGGCATGGATGCACGTCATCGTGACCAGCGCGGACCTCTCCTGGTTCCGTCACCTGCACGCCGAGCCGACCGGTCGGCCGGGTGAGCTCGAGACCGACGTGACCTTCCCCGCCGGTGGCACCTACCGGGTCGACACCGAGTTCCGCCGGCGGGCCGACATGGCGGACGTGCTCGACCGCCAGCAGCTCACCATCGACGGTACGCAGCCTCCGGCCGTCCCGCTCGAGCCGAGCCCGCGATCGTCGACTGTCGACAATCTCACCGTCACCCTCGAAGGCACGCTGGTCGCTGACCAGCAGAGCGACCTGCACTTCCGCTTCGAAGACAACAACGGGAAGATTGTCGACGATCTACAGCCGTACCTCGGTGCGGCTGGACACGTGGTGGTCATGGGCGCGGACGGCGAGACGTTCGTGCACGGTCACGCCGAAGGCGACGAGCTGGCGGTCCCCGGGGCCACCTTCGGTCCCGAGCTCGGGCTGCACCTGGACGTACCGAAGGCCGGTCTCTACCGCCTGTGGGCCCAGTTCCGGCTCGGCGACGGCGAGGTGATCACGGTGCCGTTCACGGTCGAGGCCGTGGATTCGGCCACGGGTTCCGCTGGTTGA
- a CDS encoding deoxyribonuclease IV: MAVAIGAHVDQTDPVAEATARGASLVQFFLGDPQSYKGPVVTYAEGAAALKARAEEAGVDLYVHAPYIINVATTNNRIRIPSRKLLQQHMDTAAEVGAKGLIVHGGHVNKDDDPAKGFDNWRKAIEATDIKVPLLIENTAGGDNAMARYLDRIAGVWEAISTAEGAEDVGFCLDTCHAHAGGNPLETVVEDVRKITGRIDLVHCNDSRDEFDSGADRHANFGAGRIDPDLLAGVVRDAGAPVICETPGGAAEHTSDFAWLRERL, translated from the coding sequence ATGGCTGTTGCGATCGGTGCCCATGTAGACCAGACCGACCCCGTCGCCGAGGCGACCGCGCGTGGCGCGAGCCTGGTGCAGTTCTTCCTCGGCGACCCGCAGTCCTACAAGGGCCCGGTCGTGACGTACGCCGAGGGCGCGGCAGCGCTCAAGGCCCGTGCGGAGGAAGCCGGTGTCGATCTCTACGTCCACGCGCCCTACATCATCAACGTCGCGACGACGAACAACCGGATCCGGATCCCGAGCCGCAAGCTCCTCCAGCAGCACATGGACACCGCGGCCGAGGTCGGCGCCAAGGGCCTGATCGTCCACGGCGGTCACGTCAACAAGGACGACGACCCGGCGAAGGGCTTCGACAACTGGCGCAAGGCGATCGAGGCGACCGACATCAAGGTCCCGCTCCTGATCGAGAACACGGCCGGCGGCGACAACGCGATGGCGCGCTACCTCGACCGGATCGCCGGCGTCTGGGAGGCGATCTCCACTGCCGAGGGTGCGGAGGACGTCGGCTTCTGCCTCGACACCTGCCACGCCCACGCCGGCGGCAACCCGCTCGAGACGGTCGTCGAGGACGTCCGCAAGATCACCGGCCGCATCGACCTCGTCCACTGCAACGACTCCCGCGACGAGTTCGACTCCGGCGCCGACCGCCACGCCAACTTCGGCGCCGGCCGCATCGACCCCGACCTGCTCGCGGGCGTGGTCCGCGACGCCGGCGCCCCGGTCATCTGCGAGACCCCGGGCGGCGCGGCGGAGCACACCAGCGACTTCGCCTGGCTCCGCGAGCGACTCTGA
- a CDS encoding CHAT domain-containing protein yields MGSPRSVDPTEAPDLSDESMSRAAELHQQGVAAAVSGDVAGARSLLVRARDAALADGDPEVKARAESTLAYLAADESDIDKALALNDEALGYAGLAAETRGALLQQRATLLRRAGRAAEALVVFGDAIDALENHPADLADAYLNRGTVHLDRHDVAASIADFQSAAAKYLETGNDLAAAQTDHNRAYALFLSGDLVGALSLMESSYDLQAAAGPLVKAVCDADRAEVLMAAGLTRQGGEMLRQAAEAYGSKKQRQRQGEVELALASHLLATDPAEAERMARSALVWFEEARATGLALRARAVAFEAAVTARVDPSEDGEALAGPLEEQGLSWPALRVRMQARLARIRSAEDAGLPARPASGRVIGPVPSEAPIDIRLLERELRAELAVAAGRAVAGLRELRSGLDDFHLWQSSFGSLDLQTNVSGHGRTLARRGLELAVESGETDVLFEWSERSRMLASRVQPVRPPSDPELAANLAELRGEVTPEREAELREQIRQRAWRVKGSGQVSDPISLPDLHERIGDHALVAYVVAAGRLVAVIATGETATRIDLGDQAALRSLLGGLLPDLDVAATHLPGPLGVAVRSDLTVRLQQLSDLLVAPILERIGDRPVVLTPSAVLAAVPWTLLSGFTGRPVTVAQSATAWLSLADTPLRTAAAGFVAGPRVMRAADEVAKSATAWSGARLLTGSDATAAAVSALAAEVDVLHLAAHGHHSADNPLFSGLELADGTWYGYDIDGLSAVPEVVLLSACEVGRSTIRWGEELIGLVGAWLHAGARAVIASPAVVADEAAYEVFSRLHGALAKGLAPAEALAESLPAATTDAPPAPFVCFS; encoded by the coding sequence ATGGGCAGCCCTCGAAGCGTTGACCCCACTGAGGCCCCCGACCTGAGCGATGAATCGATGAGTAGAGCTGCGGAACTGCATCAACAAGGTGTTGCTGCGGCAGTCTCCGGTGACGTGGCGGGGGCGCGCAGCCTGCTTGTGCGGGCGAGAGACGCCGCTCTGGCGGACGGCGATCCAGAGGTGAAGGCCCGCGCAGAATCCACGCTGGCTTACCTAGCTGCGGACGAGTCCGACATCGACAAAGCCCTCGCCTTGAACGACGAAGCCTTGGGTTACGCCGGCCTCGCCGCCGAGACTCGCGGTGCGTTACTTCAACAGCGGGCGACGTTGTTGCGCCGGGCGGGTCGAGCGGCCGAGGCGTTAGTCGTCTTCGGGGACGCGATCGATGCGCTCGAAAATCATCCAGCCGACCTTGCTGATGCCTATCTCAATCGGGGCACCGTCCATCTGGACCGACACGATGTGGCAGCGTCGATCGCAGACTTCCAGAGTGCAGCAGCAAAGTACTTGGAGACTGGCAACGACTTGGCAGCTGCTCAAACTGATCATAATCGGGCCTATGCACTCTTCCTCTCTGGTGATCTGGTCGGCGCACTCTCGCTGATGGAGTCGTCCTACGACCTCCAAGCAGCGGCAGGACCTTTGGTTAAGGCCGTCTGTGACGCTGATCGGGCCGAGGTGCTGATGGCGGCGGGCCTGACGCGGCAGGGCGGGGAGATGCTGCGGCAGGCGGCCGAGGCGTACGGATCGAAGAAGCAGCGCCAGCGGCAGGGGGAGGTTGAGCTGGCGCTGGCGTCGCACCTGCTCGCGACCGACCCGGCCGAGGCGGAGCGGATGGCGCGCTCGGCGCTGGTGTGGTTCGAGGAGGCGAGGGCGACGGGGCTGGCGCTGCGAGCACGGGCGGTCGCGTTCGAAGCCGCGGTGACGGCGCGCGTCGATCCGAGCGAGGATGGCGAAGCGTTGGCCGGCCCGCTCGAGGAACAAGGCCTGAGCTGGCCGGCTCTCCGGGTACGTATGCAGGCCCGACTGGCGCGCATTCGTTCGGCGGAGGATGCCGGCTTGCCGGCAAGACCAGCGAGCGGACGTGTCATCGGTCCGGTCCCGTCTGAGGCACCCATCGACATCCGCCTGCTGGAGCGCGAGCTTCGCGCCGAGCTGGCAGTGGCCGCGGGGCGCGCCGTGGCCGGGCTACGCGAGCTCCGGTCGGGGCTCGACGACTTCCACCTGTGGCAGAGCTCGTTCGGCAGTCTGGACCTGCAGACCAATGTCTCCGGCCACGGTCGCACCCTGGCGAGGCGCGGCCTGGAGCTGGCCGTCGAATCGGGCGAGACCGACGTGCTCTTCGAGTGGTCGGAGCGATCTCGGATGCTGGCCTCACGGGTCCAGCCGGTGCGGCCACCGTCCGATCCGGAGCTCGCCGCCAACCTGGCCGAGCTCCGCGGTGAGGTGACCCCGGAGCGTGAGGCCGAGCTGCGTGAGCAGATCCGTCAGCGGGCCTGGCGAGTGAAGGGATCCGGCCAGGTCTCGGATCCGATCTCCCTTCCTGACCTGCATGAACGCATCGGCGACCATGCGCTGGTTGCCTATGTCGTGGCGGCCGGCCGCCTGGTCGCGGTGATCGCGACCGGCGAAACAGCCACCCGGATCGACCTCGGCGATCAGGCCGCGCTCCGATCCCTCCTGGGCGGCCTGCTGCCGGATCTCGACGTCGCCGCGACCCATCTTCCGGGACCCCTGGGTGTGGCGGTACGCAGCGACCTGACCGTCCGGCTCCAGCAGCTCTCCGATCTCCTCGTCGCTCCGATCCTCGAGCGGATCGGCGACCGGCCGGTCGTCCTGACGCCATCCGCCGTGCTGGCGGCGGTGCCATGGACCCTGCTGTCCGGGTTCACCGGCCGACCGGTGACGGTCGCCCAGAGCGCCACCGCCTGGCTGAGCCTCGCCGACACCCCGCTGCGCACCGCAGCCGCCGGTTTCGTCGCCGGGCCACGAGTCATGCGTGCCGCCGACGAAGTGGCCAAGAGCGCCACCGCCTGGTCCGGGGCGCGCCTGCTCACCGGCAGCGACGCCACCGCTGCAGCCGTCTCCGCGCTGGCAGCCGAGGTCGACGTACTGCACCTCGCCGCCCACGGCCATCACTCCGCGGACAACCCGCTCTTCTCCGGGCTCGAGCTCGCCGACGGCACCTGGTACGGCTACGACATCGACGGCCTCTCCGCCGTACCCGAGGTCGTGCTCCTCTCCGCCTGTGAGGTCGGACGATCGACGATCCGCTGGGGCGAGGAGCTGATCGGCCTGGTCGGCGCCTGGCTGCACGCCGGCGCCCGCGCCGTGATCGCCTCGCCTGCTGTGGTGGCCGACGAGGCTGCGTACGAGGTGTTCAGTCGTCTCCACGGCGCCCTCGCGAAGGGCCTGGCCCCGGCCGAGGCGCTCGCCGAGTCCCTCCCCGCCGCGACCACTGACGCTCCGCCGGCCCCGTTCGTCTGCTTCTCCTGA
- a CDS encoding acyltransferase family protein, giving the protein MSSNWRADVQGLRAVAVGLVIAGHAGLSGFEGGFVGVDVFFVLSGFLITTLLLRETDRSGTVSISQFYARRARRILPAATATMLVVLTYSAIVLPQTRTDQIAGDAGWAAVFLANVHFASEAVDYFNNAAPSPFQHYWSLSVEEQFYVVWPLLVLAVALWIPKHHRRRAITALAALVAVVSLAWSLHATAADPTTAYFSTPARAFELAAGALLACVAGRLQVATSATRAGRVAATALGIAGVGTLVYATASFSEATHFPGWHALVPVLATVALLVAGPATPTGWLLSQQPLRYLGDISFSLYLWHWPILILAPEAIPGGGIRQLLIMLALILAASAASYHWIEMPFQRHKIPHLTKGRRALALWPAAAALALVAGTSSQAYAGYQVDVAKANAEEWFQENPDVLETDDKPVTGVLKTTIEAAEEGAPLPPEAKFDASDSWAERGGYCYAGYGETELDGDCVYGDGKAKRTVAVVGDSHIGMWLPALDTLAERQHVKLIPFVKLGCAAYGVKQKSSKMTVEECEDFRKWTNEQIAELNPDTIVVGARGMLDMEERDGVSTEEQWREGVRDGVRSFEKITPDVRVFADVPAVDNDPGECLSDARNLLEDCVVKADGTEVDSNAVTQEALEGTEAAYVDIVDLVCTERCPLVVGDVVTYYDDSHITATWVDRVTPALGKRLGRLDRSA; this is encoded by the coding sequence ATGAGTTCGAACTGGCGCGCCGATGTTCAAGGTCTCCGTGCCGTCGCTGTCGGTCTGGTGATCGCAGGACACGCGGGACTCTCCGGGTTCGAGGGTGGGTTCGTCGGAGTCGACGTTTTCTTCGTCCTCTCCGGGTTCCTGATCACCACCCTGCTGCTGCGTGAGACGGACCGCAGCGGCACGGTGAGCATCAGCCAGTTCTACGCCCGCCGCGCCCGCAGGATCCTGCCGGCGGCGACTGCGACGATGCTGGTCGTACTCACCTACAGCGCCATCGTCCTGCCCCAGACGCGCACCGACCAGATCGCCGGCGACGCGGGCTGGGCGGCGGTCTTCCTGGCCAACGTTCACTTCGCCAGCGAGGCCGTTGACTACTTCAACAACGCCGCACCCTCGCCGTTCCAGCACTACTGGTCGCTCTCGGTCGAGGAGCAGTTCTACGTCGTCTGGCCGCTGCTGGTGCTCGCCGTCGCGCTCTGGATCCCGAAGCACCACCGCCGTCGCGCGATCACCGCGCTCGCTGCGCTCGTGGCGGTGGTCAGCCTCGCCTGGTCGCTGCACGCGACCGCCGCCGACCCGACCACGGCCTACTTCTCCACTCCCGCCCGAGCGTTCGAGCTCGCCGCCGGAGCCCTGCTCGCCTGCGTCGCGGGTCGTCTGCAGGTCGCGACCAGCGCGACCCGGGCCGGACGCGTCGCCGCGACGGCGCTCGGCATCGCCGGAGTCGGCACCCTCGTCTACGCCACCGCCAGCTTCAGCGAGGCGACCCACTTCCCGGGCTGGCACGCCCTCGTCCCGGTGCTCGCCACGGTCGCGCTCCTGGTCGCCGGCCCGGCCACCCCGACCGGCTGGCTGCTCTCCCAGCAGCCGCTGCGCTACCTGGGCGACATCTCGTTCAGCCTCTACCTGTGGCACTGGCCGATCCTGATCCTCGCCCCCGAGGCGATCCCCGGCGGCGGCATCCGCCAGCTGCTGATCATGCTGGCGCTCATCCTGGCGGCCTCCGCGGCCAGCTACCACTGGATCGAGATGCCCTTCCAGCGCCACAAGATCCCGCACCTCACCAAGGGCCGGCGCGCGCTCGCCCTGTGGCCCGCCGCCGCTGCCCTCGCGCTGGTCGCGGGCACGAGCTCCCAGGCGTACGCCGGCTACCAGGTCGACGTCGCCAAGGCCAACGCGGAGGAGTGGTTCCAGGAGAACCCCGACGTCCTCGAGACCGACGACAAGCCGGTGACCGGCGTGCTGAAGACGACGATCGAGGCTGCCGAGGAGGGTGCGCCGCTGCCGCCCGAGGCGAAGTTCGACGCCAGCGACTCCTGGGCCGAGCGTGGCGGCTACTGCTACGCCGGCTACGGCGAGACCGAGCTCGACGGCGACTGCGTCTACGGCGACGGCAAGGCGAAGCGCACCGTGGCCGTCGTCGGCGACTCCCACATCGGGATGTGGCTGCCGGCCCTCGACACCCTCGCCGAGCGTCAGCACGTGAAGCTGATCCCGTTCGTGAAGCTCGGTTGCGCTGCGTACGGGGTCAAGCAGAAGTCCTCGAAGATGACCGTCGAGGAGTGCGAGGACTTCCGCAAGTGGACCAACGAGCAGATCGCCGAACTCAACCCCGACACGATCGTCGTCGGCGCCCGCGGCATGCTCGACATGGAGGAACGCGACGGCGTCTCGACCGAGGAGCAGTGGCGTGAGGGCGTACGCGACGGCGTCAGGTCCTTCGAGAAGATCACTCCCGACGTACGCGTCTTCGCCGACGTCCCCGCCGTCGACAACGACCCCGGCGAGTGCCTCTCCGACGCCCGCAACCTCCTCGAGGACTGCGTCGTGAAGGCCGACGGCACCGAGGTCGACTCCAACGCGGTGACCCAGGAGGCGCTCGAGGGCACCGAGGCGGCGTACGTCGACATCGTCGACCTCGTCTGCACAGAGCGCTGCCCGCTCGTCGTCGGCGATGTCGTCACCTACTACGACGACTCCCACATCACCGCGACCTGGGTCGACCGGGTCACCCCCGCGCTCGGCAAGCGCCTCGGCCGCCTGGACCGTTCCGCCTAG
- a CDS encoding S8 family peptidase: MAILDTGCGEHPWLDFVQRDVRLGDHQIGWPAVVPNSEVDEDQVGPLDGVIDDFAGHGTFISGLIHQACPDADIYSWRIVPPEGSVAETDWITALAQIAELVHLYREGDPRGRRIDVLSLSISYYHETPSDELFDPTLYEILADLSANGTLVVCSAGNDATTRPSFPAAFGPWSNGEGPVEQDPEVLPIVSVGALNPNGATDAIFSNAGPWVRAHEVGASVVSTLPAVFDGGYQPAIETAHDGRTRASLDPDDFSGGFGLWSGTSFAAPLLAGRIAQRLLEHGQPGDKQQDKKRAWAALEALTPLRPPT; encoded by the coding sequence GTGGCGATCTTGGACACGGGTTGCGGGGAGCATCCGTGGCTCGACTTCGTGCAGCGTGACGTGCGGCTAGGCGATCACCAGATCGGTTGGCCCGCTGTTGTGCCGAACTCAGAGGTCGATGAGGATCAGGTCGGTCCGTTGGACGGAGTGATCGATGACTTCGCCGGGCATGGGACGTTCATCAGTGGGCTGATCCATCAAGCATGTCCTGATGCCGACATCTATTCGTGGCGGATCGTGCCGCCTGAGGGGTCTGTCGCCGAGACCGACTGGATTACCGCGCTTGCTCAGATCGCGGAGTTGGTCCATCTCTACCGTGAGGGTGACCCTCGCGGCCGCAGGATCGACGTTCTCAGCCTGTCGATCAGCTACTACCACGAGACGCCGTCTGACGAACTCTTCGACCCGACGTTGTACGAGATCCTCGCCGACCTGTCCGCGAACGGCACGTTGGTCGTCTGTTCCGCTGGCAACGACGCCACAACTCGGCCGAGTTTTCCCGCGGCCTTCGGACCGTGGAGTAATGGAGAAGGTCCGGTCGAGCAAGATCCGGAGGTGCTTCCGATCGTTTCTGTCGGCGCGCTGAACCCCAATGGCGCCACCGACGCGATCTTCAGCAACGCCGGACCGTGGGTGAGGGCGCACGAGGTCGGCGCCAGTGTCGTCAGCACTCTCCCAGCCGTATTCGACGGCGGCTATCAGCCAGCAATTGAAACCGCACACGATGGCCGCACCCGTGCATCCCTCGATCCGGACGACTTCTCTGGTGGCTTCGGCCTCTGGAGTGGCACTTCGTTCGCAGCCCCGCTGCTCGCGGGGCGGATCGCGCAACGCCTCCTTGAACATGGTCAACCGGGCGACAAGCAACAGGACAAGAAGCGTGCATGGGCAGCCCTCGAAGCGTTGACCCCACTGAGGCCCCCGACCTGA
- a CDS encoding heavy-metal-associated domain-containing protein, with translation MSTQNFTVVGMTCGHCVASVTEEVTEIAGVSNVDVDLASGNVTVTAAEPISDDAIRAAVEEAGYSLA, from the coding sequence ATGAGCACCCAGAACTTCACCGTCGTCGGCATGACCTGTGGCCACTGCGTCGCCTCCGTCACCGAGGAGGTCACCGAGATCGCCGGGGTGAGCAACGTCGACGTCGACCTGGCCTCCGGCAACGTCACCGTCACCGCCGCCGAGCCGATCTCCGACGACGCCATCCGCGCGGCCGTCGAAGAGGCCGGCTACTCGCTGGCCTGA
- the rpsF gene encoding 30S ribosomal protein S6: MRAYEVMVILEPSLDERTVAPTLDKFLKVVTNDGGTVENVDVWGRRRLAYEVNKNAEGIYAVVNLTAEPKTVLELDRQLGLNEQILRTKVIRPSK, translated from the coding sequence ATGCGCGCCTATGAAGTAATGGTGATCCTCGAGCCCAGCCTCGATGAGCGCACCGTCGCCCCGACCCTTGACAAGTTCCTGAAGGTCGTCACCAACGATGGTGGCACCGTCGAGAACGTTGACGTCTGGGGACGTCGTCGTCTGGCCTACGAGGTCAACAAGAACGCCGAGGGCATCTACGCCGTCGTCAACCTGACCGCCGAGCCCAAGACCGTTCTGGAGCTCGACCGCCAGCTTGGCCTCAACGAGCAGATCCTGCGTACGAAGGTCATCCGCCCGTCCAAGTGA
- a CDS encoding metal-sensitive transcriptional regulator, protein MDEHTGHEGHADHGYLHNKNKEAYLKRLKRIEGQVRGLQRMVEDEAYCIDILTQVSASTKALQAVALGLLDEHIGHCVAGAVQNGGAEADEKLAEASAAIARLVRS, encoded by the coding sequence ATGGACGAGCACACCGGGCACGAAGGCCATGCGGATCACGGATACCTCCACAACAAGAACAAAGAGGCCTATCTCAAGCGCCTCAAGCGCATCGAAGGTCAGGTGCGCGGGCTGCAGCGGATGGTCGAGGATGAGGCCTACTGCATCGACATCCTCACCCAGGTCTCCGCGTCCACCAAGGCGCTCCAGGCGGTCGCTCTCGGTCTGCTCGACGAGCACATCGGTCACTGCGTGGCCGGCGCGGTCCAGAACGGTGGCGCCGAGGCCGACGAGAAGCTCGCCGAGGCCTCAGCTGCCATCGCTCGCCTCGTCCGATCCTGA